The Hydrogenobacter thermophilus TK-6 genome window below encodes:
- the obgE gene encoding GTPase ObgE: protein MFVDKVKIHVKAGDGGDGAVAFLREKYKPFGGPAGGDGGKGGDVILLATSRKHTLYDFKHKRHFRAKSGEKGRGKNQHGKDGEDLVLEVPLGTVVIDASSGKVLCDLTEEGQRCVVAKGGRGGRGNARFATPTNQAPRYAEKGEKGEEKWIVLELKLIADIGIIGLPNAGKSTLISKLTKAKPKIADYPFTTLSPVLGVMQLEDGRRIVLADIPGLIEDASAGKGLGLEFLRHIERTKLLLHLIDVSDLRQTDPVDAFKKVNAEMEKYHPKLLEKRQIVVGTKIDMLSDKNTLQKLEEEFSKMGYPFVAISSHTGEGLEELKEIIIKEMEVETVDKSYTKPLQ, encoded by the coding sequence ATGTTTGTAGATAAGGTGAAGATACACGTCAAAGCGGGAGATGGAGGCGATGGCGCGGTTGCCTTTCTGAGGGAGAAGTACAAGCCTTTTGGTGGACCTGCGGGTGGTGATGGTGGAAAGGGAGGTGATGTAATTCTTCTTGCCACGTCAAGGAAGCACACTCTATATGACTTTAAGCACAAAAGGCACTTTAGGGCTAAGAGCGGGGAGAAAGGCAGAGGTAAAAATCAACATGGCAAAGATGGGGAGGACCTTGTTTTGGAAGTGCCACTGGGAACTGTTGTAATAGATGCCTCAAGTGGCAAAGTGCTGTGCGACCTTACAGAGGAAGGGCAAAGATGTGTGGTGGCAAAGGGTGGAAGGGGAGGAAGAGGGAACGCTCGCTTTGCCACACCTACTAATCAGGCACCAAGGTACGCAGAGAAGGGAGAGAAGGGAGAAGAAAAGTGGATAGTGCTTGAACTAAAGCTCATAGCTGATATAGGTATCATCGGACTTCCCAATGCTGGAAAATCCACTCTCATATCTAAACTTACAAAAGCAAAGCCCAAAATAGCAGATTATCCCTTTACTACTTTATCACCGGTTCTGGGTGTTATGCAGTTAGAAGACGGCAGAAGGATAGTGTTGGCAGACATACCGGGTCTGATTGAGGATGCATCAGCTGGAAAGGGTCTTGGCCTTGAATTCCTCAGACACATTGAGAGAACCAAGCTGTTGCTCCACCTTATAGATGTGTCTGACCTTAGGCAAACTGATCCCGTAGATGCCTTTAAAAAGGTAAATGCGGAGATGGAAAAGTATCACCCCAAACTGCTGGAAAAGAGGCAAATAGTGGTGGGTACAAAAATAGATATGCTATCCGACAAGAATACTCTCCAAAAGCTTGAGGAGGAATTTAGTAAGATGGGTTATCCCTTTGTGGCTATATCATCCCACACAGGCGAAGGACTGGAGGAGCTAAAGGAGATTATAATAAAGGAGATGGAGGTAGAAACAGTTGACAAAAGTTATACGAAGCCTTTACAGTGA
- a CDS encoding ArnT family glycosyltransferase, which yields MGLLSLLLLAFMSLLPNINTYQFRNEESLRVTIAYEMSKSSQYLQPYLLGEPYYNKPPLFNWLIALYSNFIPWSELTARAVSLTFLALTLLVIFIFSYHLFKNLSLSLLSALSFLTFGNVLFFYGYLAEIDMTFAFFTFCMMLSLHVWLRQDKLLWGVCASFLAGIGALLKGFPAYAFYALTFLSLVIYQIRWNILTSRKVLLVHSISLILPALWLVNTCDPLLYLKTLFDESFSRVSSGDFSRTKHMLTFPFFNLKDMLPNSLLFLVALYMLIRQRKFEFPQDIRLLSLVFFVNYLPYLFSNSAGRYVMPLYPLLAVIFSFYMHKSTENAGFRKLFYTTILLTILLRFAYGFVYFEYFNQRESSRKLIAEKIIKSIDLSSAIECQCRQELSVCLYVSLAKGEPLKQKLPNALYSISCEEEKTGEVLMRFHVDSYQIKLLRLKPNG from the coding sequence GTGGGACTGTTGAGCCTCCTTCTGCTGGCTTTTATGTCTTTGCTTCCTAACATAAACACCTACCAGTTTAGGAACGAAGAGTCTCTTAGAGTCACCATAGCCTATGAGATGTCCAAAAGCTCCCAGTACCTCCAGCCTTACCTTCTGGGGGAGCCTTATTATAACAAGCCACCCCTCTTTAACTGGCTGATAGCACTTTACTCTAACTTTATACCCTGGAGCGAGCTTACCGCACGAGCAGTCAGTCTAACTTTTCTGGCGCTCACCCTTTTGGTCATCTTTATCTTCTCTTACCATCTTTTTAAGAATCTTTCCCTGTCGTTGCTTTCAGCTTTGTCCTTTTTAACATTTGGAAATGTACTATTCTTTTACGGATACTTAGCAGAGATAGATATGACCTTTGCCTTTTTCACCTTCTGTATGATGCTGTCTCTGCATGTATGGCTCAGGCAGGATAAATTACTCTGGGGAGTATGTGCTTCTTTTCTTGCTGGCATAGGCGCACTTTTGAAGGGCTTCCCTGCTTATGCTTTTTATGCTCTGACTTTTCTGTCTCTTGTTATATACCAAATAAGGTGGAATATCCTAACAAGTAGAAAAGTCCTTCTTGTGCATAGCATTAGCCTGATCTTGCCAGCTTTGTGGCTTGTAAACACTTGTGACCCTCTTCTTTACCTGAAAACCCTCTTTGACGAGAGTTTTAGTAGAGTGAGCAGCGGAGACTTTTCAAGAACAAAGCATATGCTTACTTTTCCTTTTTTCAACCTTAAGGACATGCTTCCCAACAGCTTGCTGTTCCTTGTTGCACTCTATATGCTTATAAGACAGAGGAAATTTGAATTTCCACAAGATATCAGGCTTCTAAGTTTAGTCTTTTTTGTTAACTACCTTCCCTACCTTTTTTCCAACTCAGCGGGTAGGTATGTGATGCCTCTATACCCTCTCCTTGCCGTGATATTTTCCTTTTACATGCACAAAAGCACGGAAAATGCAGGCTTTAGAAAACTCTTTTATACAACTATTCTACTTACCATACTTTTGAGGTTTGCGTACGGATTTGTATACTTTGAATACTTCAACCAGAGAGAAAGCTCCCGCAAGTTAATAGCGGAAAAGATTATAAAAAGTATAGACCTCAGCAGTGCTATAGAGTGTCAATGTAGGCAGGAGCTGTCTGTATGTCTCTATGTAAGCCTTGCCAAGGGTGAACCCCTAAAGCAAAAACTTCCCAACGCGCTTTACTCAATAAGCTGTGAGGAGGAAAAAACTGGAGAGGTTCTCATGCGCTTTCATGTAGATTCTTACCAGATAAAGCTTTTAAGGTTGAAACCTAACGGTTAA
- a CDS encoding Mov34/MPN/PAD-1 family protein, with product MLRIKGSALEKAITQAERDYPYETCGLLLGKIEGDVRTVFGCFETPNANPDRKNDRYEIDAKDYLKAEEKARQFGLEIVGVYHSHPDHPDRPSAFDEERAFEGWSYLILSVNKGKVVSYRSWELFEGKFRQEEIYIFG from the coding sequence ATGCTAAGGATAAAAGGCTCGGCTCTTGAAAAGGCAATAACTCAGGCGGAGAGGGATTACCCTTACGAAACCTGTGGGCTCCTGCTGGGAAAGATAGAGGGTGATGTAAGAACAGTATTCGGATGCTTTGAAACTCCCAACGCCAACCCAGACAGGAAGAACGACAGGTACGAGATAGATGCAAAGGACTACTTGAAGGCGGAAGAGAAAGCCCGTCAGTTTGGGCTTGAGATAGTAGGAGTTTATCACTCACATCCTGACCATCCCGACAGACCATCAGCCTTTGACGAGGAGAGAGCTTTTGAAGGCTGGTCATACCTGATACTTTCTGTAAACAAGGGTAAAGTGGTATCTTACAGAAGCTGGGAGCTTTTTGAAGGCAAGTTCAGACAGGAGGAAATATACATCTTTGGATGA
- a CDS encoding YggS family pyridoxal phosphate-dependent enzyme, translated as MSCEKLREVEERLQKACERAGRKREEVVLLGASKSVPAQRIREFYACGLSTFGENRVQEFLKKYQALEDIAIDWHFIGRLQSNKVKYILGKVSLIHSLDRDSLAQEINKRANVVQNVLIEVNVAGEKTKGGIVPENLLAFYQHLLSYKNLRVLGLMCIPPYTEDPEKARPYFAKLRELKEKLESEFLVKLPHLSMGMSTDFEVAIEEGATIVRIGTLLFGERR; from the coding sequence ATGTCCTGCGAAAAGTTAAGAGAAGTAGAGGAGAGATTGCAGAAGGCTTGTGAAAGGGCAGGAAGAAAGAGAGAGGAAGTGGTCCTGTTGGGAGCTTCTAAAAGCGTACCTGCGCAAAGGATAAGAGAATTCTATGCATGCGGTCTTTCCACTTTTGGGGAAAACCGAGTACAGGAGTTTTTGAAAAAGTACCAAGCTTTGGAGGACATTGCCATAGATTGGCACTTTATAGGAAGGCTCCAGAGCAATAAAGTCAAGTATATTTTAGGTAAGGTTAGCCTTATTCACTCCTTAGACAGGGACAGCTTAGCGCAGGAGATAAACAAAAGAGCAAATGTGGTACAGAATGTCCTCATAGAGGTGAATGTTGCTGGAGAAAAGACAAAGGGCGGTATAGTCCCAGAAAACCTGCTGGCCTTTTACCAGCACCTTCTGAGTTATAAAAACCTGAGAGTTTTGGGGCTTATGTGTATCCCGCCTTATACGGAAGACCCCGAAAAAGCAAGACCTTACTTTGCAAAGCTGAGAGAGCTGAAAGAGAAGTTAGAATCCGAATTCTTGGTAAAACTTCCACATCTCTCTATGGGTATGTCTACAGACTTTGAAGTGGCAATAGAAGAGGGAGCCACCATAGTGAGAATTGGCACGTTGCTCTTTGGAGAGAGAAGGTAA
- a CDS encoding 4Fe-4S dicluster domain-containing protein — protein MFFLEKDRLIEVFERLKGDYTVIAPKIEKGAILYQRVSAFEDLPFGYRDHQKPGYYRIEKMDTEEFFTYTHPVNSLKNFLHPPELTLIRVEKGDKRVRFSYDVPRERYAFFDVRACDLKALKILDGVFIEKNNFPDPYYRSLRENIFVVAVNCTYATDVCFCATLSSGPEVKEGFDICLTEIREGFVVEVGSNKGMELLKDMHLKEANKEQIKEKERRVANLKVREEKLPEDLRDRLYEAMEHPFWDQVAKRCLACTNCTQVCPTCFCFDVLEINDMDLKESVRMRVWDSCFNSSFATLHKFNLRESIMSRYRQWLMHKFAYWVDQFDTLGCVGCGRCITWCPVGIDVLESVKELLKEIGS, from the coding sequence ATGTTCTTTTTAGAAAAGGACAGACTCATAGAAGTTTTTGAGCGTTTAAAGGGCGATTATACAGTAATAGCGCCTAAGATAGAAAAGGGAGCTATACTCTATCAGCGGGTGAGTGCCTTTGAAGACCTTCCCTTTGGCTACAGGGACCATCAGAAACCCGGATACTACAGGATTGAAAAGATGGATACTGAGGAGTTCTTTACATACACCCATCCTGTAAATTCCCTTAAAAACTTCCTGCATCCACCAGAGCTTACCCTCATACGCGTAGAAAAGGGCGATAAGCGCGTGAGATTCTCTTATGATGTACCCAGGGAAAGGTATGCCTTTTTTGATGTAAGAGCCTGTGATCTGAAAGCATTAAAAATACTTGATGGGGTTTTTATAGAAAAAAATAACTTTCCGGATCCCTATTACAGAAGCCTGAGGGAAAATATCTTTGTTGTTGCGGTAAACTGCACTTACGCAACAGATGTGTGCTTTTGCGCCACGCTTTCATCAGGTCCAGAGGTGAAAGAAGGTTTTGACATATGCCTTACTGAAATTAGGGAGGGTTTTGTTGTGGAGGTGGGAAGCAACAAAGGTATGGAGCTTTTAAAAGACATGCACTTGAAAGAGGCAAACAAGGAGCAAATAAAAGAAAAAGAGAGAAGAGTAGCAAACTTAAAGGTAAGAGAGGAAAAACTACCAGAGGATCTCAGAGATAGACTTTACGAAGCTATGGAGCATCCTTTTTGGGACCAGGTAGCAAAAAGGTGTCTTGCATGCACCAACTGTACGCAGGTATGTCCCACATGTTTTTGTTTTGATGTGCTGGAGATCAATGACATGGATCTCAAGGAAAGTGTTAGGATGAGGGTTTGGGATTCGTGCTTCAATTCGTCCTTCGCAACACTGCACAAGTTTAACCTTAGGGAGAGCATAATGTCTCGCTACAGACAGTGGCTGATGCACAAGTTTGCCTATTGGGTAGATCAGTTTGACACTTTGGGGTGTGTAGGATGTGGGCGCTGCATTACCTGGTGCCCAGTAGGTATTGATGTGCTTGAAAGTGTAAAAGAACTTTTAAAGGAGATAGGGTCATGA
- a CDS encoding tetratricopeptide repeat protein: MKRQVFKNLLLSVSFLLSSCASAPFYANECRRYLEAGDYQRAIQRGKEAIDAYAKNTEPYLCVSTAYLQMGHLEKAIDILKEAERQAPSYEDLALIYNKLGFLYHLKGDLDLALTYHQKHLLVSRELSDTKGESTALANMADIYESKGDYTKALFYYNKSVEISTDPTDITFAYTNMARIYQKKGENEKALENYLKAYTYAKKTNDRKFIAVSLINVGDAYRLVKDFKSASEYLISGLELAKQEKDKKLQAYAYARLGFLYRDKGDRRTAKEFLKRAYDMYISLNDKSGAKSTLSELKKLEGR; the protein is encoded by the coding sequence ATGAAAAGGCAAGTTTTTAAAAATTTGCTGCTGTCCGTCTCTTTCCTTTTATCATCGTGTGCTAGCGCTCCCTTTTATGCAAACGAATGCCGGCGCTATCTTGAAGCTGGGGATTACCAGCGAGCTATACAAAGAGGTAAAGAAGCTATAGATGCATATGCAAAAAACACAGAGCCTTACCTATGCGTAAGCACAGCATACTTACAAATGGGTCATCTTGAGAAGGCTATAGACATTCTAAAAGAAGCGGAGCGTCAAGCGCCATCTTACGAGGATCTGGCTCTTATTTACAATAAATTGGGTTTTTTATATCACCTGAAGGGGGATCTGGATCTGGCACTTACCTATCACCAGAAACATCTCCTTGTAAGTCGCGAGCTATCTGACACCAAGGGTGAGTCTACTGCTTTGGCTAACATGGCTGACATCTACGAGAGTAAGGGAGATTATACAAAAGCCCTTTTCTATTACAACAAGTCCGTAGAGATAAGCACTGACCCCACCGACATAACCTTTGCTTACACCAACATGGCTCGCATATACCAAAAGAAAGGTGAAAATGAAAAAGCTCTTGAAAACTACCTTAAAGCCTACACATACGCAAAGAAAACTAATGACAGGAAATTTATAGCTGTGAGTCTTATAAATGTCGGTGATGCTTACAGGTTAGTAAAGGACTTTAAAAGTGCATCCGAGTACTTAATAAGTGGGTTGGAATTGGCTAAGCAAGAGAAGGATAAGAAGCTTCAAGCTTATGCATATGCCAGGCTCGGCTTTTTATACAGGGATAAAGGAGACAGAAGGACTGCCAAAGAGTTTCTCAAAAGAGCTTACGACATGTACATATCTCTCAACGACAAAAGTGGAGCCAAGAGTACACTCTCCGAGCTGAAAAAACTGGAAGGGAGATAA
- the gltX gene encoding glutamate--tRNA ligase has translation MVITRFAPSPTGYLHLGNARTAIFSYLFARHHRGKFILRIEDTDLERSTKEFEAMLLEDLKWLGLDWDEFYRQSERFDIYREYAQRLIELGHAYPCFCTPEELSIERQEAEKKGIPYRYSGKCRVLDKKQVEELKESGKSYTIRFKVPYGEYVVFEDLIKGHIAINTDDFGDFVIIRSDGTPTYNFVVVIDDALMGITHVIRGEDHIPNTPKQILIYRALGFDVPKFAHLPVILGEDRSKLSKRHGAVSVRNYREEGYLPQALFNYLCLLGWSSPQEGKEIYSKEELIEIFDLKDINTSPAVFSKEKLRWMNGVYIREVLSLEELIDGITPFLKQAGYDVSDRDYLKRVLEKTRDSFETFKEAGDRLKPFFVDDFDISQDAWSELENARVYDILSVFLEKIKDRQLNAQSVKEMAREIQKELNVKAKDVWHSLRIALTGELEGVGVDILCDILPKEKIVLRVERLLKKIA, from the coding sequence ATGGTAATCACAAGGTTTGCCCCAAGTCCAACAGGATACCTGCACTTGGGTAATGCAAGGACGGCCATTTTTAGCTACCTCTTTGCACGCCACCACAGAGGAAAGTTCATACTTAGAATAGAAGACACAGATTTAGAAAGGTCTACAAAAGAGTTTGAGGCTATGCTCCTTGAAGACCTCAAATGGCTGGGTCTTGATTGGGACGAATTTTACAGACAGTCCGAGAGGTTTGACATTTACAGAGAGTATGCACAAAGACTCATAGAGTTAGGACACGCATATCCATGCTTTTGCACTCCAGAAGAGCTAAGCATAGAAAGACAAGAGGCTGAAAAGAAAGGCATACCTTACAGATACTCGGGAAAATGCAGAGTTCTGGATAAGAAGCAGGTGGAGGAGCTAAAAGAAAGTGGCAAATCTTACACTATACGCTTTAAGGTGCCTTACGGAGAGTACGTAGTCTTTGAAGACCTCATAAAGGGACACATAGCCATAAACACCGATGACTTTGGGGACTTTGTGATAATAAGAAGCGATGGAACACCTACCTATAACTTTGTGGTAGTTATTGACGATGCACTCATGGGGATAACGCATGTAATAAGGGGAGAGGACCACATACCCAACACACCCAAACAGATACTAATATACAGGGCGCTTGGCTTTGATGTGCCTAAGTTTGCGCACCTGCCTGTCATACTCGGTGAAGACAGGAGCAAGCTTTCCAAAAGGCATGGAGCGGTTTCTGTAAGAAACTACAGAGAGGAGGGATACCTTCCCCAAGCGCTTTTTAATTACCTGTGTCTTTTAGGTTGGTCTTCACCCCAAGAAGGCAAAGAAATATACAGCAAGGAGGAGCTCATAGAAATATTTGACCTAAAAGACATAAACACATCCCCAGCCGTTTTCAGCAAAGAAAAACTCAGATGGATGAATGGAGTTTACATAAGAGAAGTGCTAAGCCTGGAGGAGCTAATAGATGGAATAACACCTTTCTTAAAGCAAGCGGGTTATGATGTTAGCGACAGAGATTATCTTAAAAGGGTGCTTGAAAAGACAAGAGACTCCTTTGAAACCTTTAAGGAAGCTGGTGATAGACTAAAACCCTTCTTTGTTGATGATTTTGATATATCTCAGGATGCATGGAGCGAGCTTGAAAATGCAAGGGTGTACGATATACTCTCTGTATTCTTAGAGAAGATAAAAGATAGGCAACTTAATGCCCAGAGTGTAAAGGAGATGGCCAGAGAAATACAAAAGGAGCTTAATGTAAAAGCTAAGGATGTGTGGCACTCTCTCAGGATAGCCCTAACAGGTGAGCTGGAAGGTGTAGGCGTAGACATACTTTGCGATATCCTGCCTAAGGAGAAGATAGTATTGAGGGTGGAGCGTCTCCTTAAAAAGATAGCATGA
- a CDS encoding DUF503 domain-containing protein — protein sequence MLLGILKVELFFPENGSLKEKRYYLRSIKDKIKANFNVSVAEIDHHDLWQRSQMAIVCVGAERSIVEETLAKVRNFFDRNYPEFIIGMSLDYLKV from the coding sequence ATGCTTTTGGGCATACTCAAGGTGGAGCTGTTTTTCCCCGAGAATGGCTCTCTGAAGGAAAAGCGCTATTATCTGAGGTCCATAAAAGACAAGATAAAAGCCAACTTCAATGTTTCCGTTGCGGAGATTGATCACCATGACCTGTGGCAGAGGTCTCAGATGGCTATAGTGTGCGTAGGAGCGGAAAGGTCAATAGTGGAGGAGACACTTGCCAAAGTTAGGAACTTCTTTGATAGAAATTATCCTGAATTCATAATCGGTATGAGCTTGGATTACTTAAAAGTGTGA
- the prfB gene encoding peptide chain release factor 2: MLADIKNKLEELKEKLLDVQQAMDISSMKEELKKIDMSMSSTNFWEDQGKAKEITQRRKWLEETIKEFERIKSTLETLQELLEEVDEEDLETLSMIAEEIQSVEKPIRDLEIKTFLSEEMDKNNAYLTVQAGAGGTEACDWASMLLRMYRRWAEKHGYEVEVIDINPDDVAGIKSATLLIKGPYAYGYLKGESGVHRLVRISPFDANARRHTSFASVSVVPQIDEKINIEIREEDIQMETFRASGAGGQYVNKTDTAVRIRHIPTGITVSCQQERSQFQNRLKALELLKAKLYQLELQKLEEKKKALEGEKTDIGWGYQIRSYVFQPYQMVKDLRTGLEVGNVDAVMDGDIDSFIEEYLRWKAKEKVKV; the protein is encoded by the coding sequence ATGCTGGCAGATATAAAGAACAAACTTGAAGAGCTAAAGGAGAAGCTTCTTGATGTGCAGCAGGCTATGGACATAAGCTCCATGAAGGAGGAGCTAAAAAAAATAGACATGAGTATGTCTTCAACCAACTTCTGGGAGGATCAGGGAAAAGCAAAGGAGATCACCCAGAGGAGAAAGTGGCTGGAAGAGACCATAAAGGAGTTTGAGAGGATAAAAAGCACTCTTGAAACTCTGCAGGAGCTTTTGGAGGAGGTGGATGAGGAGGACTTAGAAACTCTTTCCATGATAGCGGAGGAGATACAGTCTGTTGAAAAGCCAATAAGGGACCTTGAGATAAAAACTTTTCTATCGGAGGAGATGGACAAGAACAATGCCTACCTTACGGTGCAGGCAGGTGCGGGTGGCACCGAAGCTTGCGATTGGGCTAGCATGCTTTTGCGTATGTATAGAAGGTGGGCAGAAAAGCACGGCTATGAAGTAGAGGTGATAGACATAAACCCCGACGATGTGGCAGGTATAAAGAGTGCCACACTTCTTATAAAAGGTCCTTACGCTTATGGATACCTCAAGGGCGAAAGCGGTGTGCACAGACTTGTAAGGATCTCCCCCTTTGATGCCAATGCAAGAAGGCATACATCCTTTGCTTCTGTGTCCGTGGTTCCACAGATAGATGAGAAGATAAACATAGAGATAAGGGAAGAGGATATACAGATGGAAACCTTCAGAGCGAGCGGGGCAGGCGGGCAGTATGTAAATAAAACGGATACGGCGGTAAGAATAAGGCACATACCTACAGGTATAACTGTTTCGTGCCAGCAAGAAAGGTCCCAGTTTCAAAACAGGCTAAAAGCTCTTGAGCTTTTGAAGGCAAAACTCTATCAGCTTGAGCTTCAAAAGCTTGAGGAGAAAAAGAAAGCCCTTGAAGGTGAGAAAACGGACATAGGCTGGGGATATCAGATAAGGTCTTATGTATTCCAACCATACCAGATGGTAAAGGATTTAAGGACTGGCTTAGAAGTGGGAAATGTAGATGCTGTAATGGATGGAGACATAGACAGCTTTATAGAAGAATATCTAAGGTGGAAGGCTAAGGAGAAAGTGAAAGTTTAA
- a CDS encoding lipid-binding SYLF domain-containing protein yields MKFIFAILALVSLALAVDKEDMERLVEESTWVVKDLRLGAEGIPEELLKRARGVIVCPGLIKGAFIFGGGGGNCTVSYRNPTTGEWSAPAFYTLAQASVGFQIGVESVDLLLVVNTDRGMRSLLRNKVKLGADLSVAAGPAGRSASASTDLALKADIYSYSKAKGIFAGVSLQGAVLIPYEDGISAYYGKHLTPKEILFGKVQMPPSAVKFTQTLKALTVRFQP; encoded by the coding sequence ATGAAGTTTATCTTTGCTATCTTAGCTTTGGTTAGCTTAGCTTTGGCGGTAGACAAAGAGGATATGGAAAGACTTGTTGAAGAATCTACGTGGGTAGTAAAGGACCTAAGGTTAGGTGCGGAAGGTATACCAGAAGAGCTTCTTAAGAGAGCCAGAGGCGTTATAGTCTGCCCGGGGCTAATAAAGGGAGCTTTTATATTCGGTGGGGGTGGTGGTAATTGTACGGTAAGTTACAGAAATCCCACTACAGGAGAGTGGAGCGCACCGGCTTTTTATACTCTCGCGCAGGCTTCCGTGGGATTTCAGATAGGTGTGGAATCTGTTGACCTGCTTCTCGTTGTGAATACAGACAGGGGTATGAGGAGTCTCCTCAGAAACAAGGTGAAATTGGGAGCTGACCTGTCCGTTGCTGCGGGTCCTGCTGGCAGGAGCGCATCCGCCTCCACAGACTTAGCTCTTAAGGCCGATATATACTCTTATTCAAAAGCCAAGGGCATATTTGCCGGAGTGTCCCTACAAGGCGCCGTGCTTATACCTTATGAAGATGGTATTTCCGCTTATTACGGTAAGCATCTTACTCCAAAAGAGATACTCTTTGGAAAGGTCCAAATGCCTCCATCGGCCGTGAAGTTTACGCAGACTCTAAAAGCTTTAACCGTTAGGTTTCAACCTTAA
- the asd gene encoding aspartate-semialdehyde dehydrogenase encodes MGYRVAIVGATGEVGRAFLKVLEERDFPVDDIQLFASERSEGTFLTFRGQKVKVQALNKRGDFKGIDIALFSAGSSVSKEYAPKFASDGAVVIDNSSAWRLDPQVPLVVPEVNPEDVKEHKGIIANPNCSTIQMVVALKPIYDAVGIEAIIVSTYQSVSGAGAKAIRELERQTRAWCKGDKIPDPEALPKRIAFNVIPQIDVFTENGYTKEEMKMLNETRKIMHDPNIKVSATTVRVPVFYGHSEAVSVKLKKEISPEEVKKILSKAKGVIVFDETSSYPTALDVAGRDEVFVGRIRRDLVFDPGISMWIVADNIRKGAATNAVQIAELLTQFAMV; translated from the coding sequence ATGGGATACAGGGTAGCGATAGTTGGAGCTACGGGTGAAGTGGGAAGAGCCTTCTTGAAAGTTTTGGAGGAGAGAGATTTCCCAGTAGATGACATACAGCTTTTTGCATCGGAAAGGTCCGAGGGAACCTTTCTGACCTTCAGAGGGCAGAAGGTAAAGGTGCAAGCTCTGAATAAGAGGGGGGATTTTAAAGGTATTGACATAGCTTTATTTTCTGCTGGGAGTTCTGTAAGCAAGGAGTATGCTCCCAAGTTTGCATCAGATGGTGCTGTGGTCATAGATAACTCTTCCGCGTGGAGGCTTGATCCACAGGTGCCTCTTGTGGTGCCTGAGGTAAATCCTGAAGATGTAAAGGAACACAAAGGTATAATAGCCAATCCCAACTGCTCAACTATACAGATGGTGGTGGCACTAAAACCTATATACGACGCTGTAGGTATAGAAGCCATAATTGTTTCTACATATCAGTCCGTTTCCGGAGCAGGTGCAAAAGCTATAAGAGAGCTGGAAAGACAGACAAGAGCCTGGTGCAAAGGAGATAAAATACCCGACCCTGAGGCGCTACCCAAGAGGATAGCTTTTAATGTAATACCTCAGATAGATGTATTTACAGAGAATGGATACACAAAAGAGGAGATGAAGATGCTCAACGAGACTCGCAAAATTATGCACGACCCTAACATAAAGGTTTCTGCAACAACTGTGAGAGTCCCCGTCTTCTATGGACACTCGGAGGCGGTGAGCGTAAAGCTAAAAAAGGAAATAAGCCCCGAAGAAGTAAAAAAAATACTCTCAAAGGCTAAGGGGGTGATAGTTTTTGATGAAACATCAAGCTATCCTACCGCACTGGATGTGGCAGGAAGGGATGAGGTCTTTGTAGGAAGAATAAGAAGGGACCTGGTTTTTGATCCTGGGATCTCCATGTGGATAGTGGCGGACAACATACGCAAAGGGGCTGCTACCAATGCAGTCCAAATAGCGGAACTTTTAACTCAGTTTGCTATGGTTTGA
- a CDS encoding peroxiredoxin family protein, producing the protein MPLKVGERAGNFELSSYEGKRYSLYETPGYVLLVFYKVTCPTCQLTLPFVEKMYKLYGDAITFYGIVQDSDKDAKEFANKYGLTFPQLVDYPTYQVSQKYGVEVVPTLYLLNPEKTIEFVSSSFVKADLDKLNSRLSAVAGKEEVDIFAGTHVPVFKPG; encoded by the coding sequence ATGCCCCTAAAGGTAGGAGAAAGAGCGGGAAATTTTGAGCTCTCCTCTTACGAAGGCAAGAGGTATTCCCTTTATGAGACGCCAGGGTATGTCCTACTTGTATTTTACAAAGTCACCTGTCCCACATGCCAGCTCACTCTACCCTTTGTAGAAAAAATGTATAAGCTATACGGCGATGCCATCACCTTTTACGGTATAGTTCAGGATAGTGATAAAGATGCAAAGGAGTTTGCCAATAAGTACGGCCTTACCTTTCCCCAGCTGGTAGACTACCCAACCTACCAAGTCTCCCAAAAGTATGGTGTAGAGGTGGTGCCTACCTTGTACTTGCTAAATCCGGAAAAGACCATAGAGTTTGTTAGTAGCTCCTTCGTTAAGGCTGACCTTGATAAGCTAAACAGCAGACTCTCTGCTGTTGCAGGAAAGGAAGAGGTGGATATCTTTGCAGGCACCCATGTCCCTGTCTTTAAACCTGGCTGA